From Pseudomonas fluorescens:
CGCAACGTGCGATCCAGCGTCACGGCAGCATCGACCAGGCCGCCGCGACCTTGCTGGCGCACCTGGGCCTGAAAGACCTCGACCTGCTGGAACGCCGCGCCGATTCGTTGTCCATCGGCCAGCAACAACGAGTCGCCGCCGCCCGCGCACTGATCGGCCAACCAGAACTGGTGATCGCCGACGAGCCCACCTCGGCCCTCGACTACGACGCCCGCGAAGCCTTCATCCAGCTGTTGTTCGCCGAATGCCGCGAAGCCGGTTCCAGCCTGTTGTTTGTCAGCCATGACCAGAGCCTGGCGCCGTTGTTCGATCGCAACCTGTCGCTGGCCGAACTCAATCGCGCCGCCACGCCCGCAGAGGTTTGAGATGTATTTGTTTCGTCTAGCCATGGCCAGCCTGGCTAACCGTCGCTTTACCGCGATCCTCACCGCCTTCGCCATCGCCCTGTCGGTGTGCCTGCTGCTGGCGGTGGAGCGCGTGCGCGTTGAGGCGCGCAACAGTTTCGCCAGCACCATCAGCGGCACCGACCTGATCGTCGGCGCGCGCTCCGGTTCGGTCAACCTGCTGCTGTATTCGGTGTTCCGCATCGGTAACGCCACCAATAACATCCGCTGGGACAGCTACGAACACTTCGCCGCCAACCCCCAGGTGAAATGGGCGATCCCGATTTCCCTCGGCGACTCCCACCGCGGCTACCGCGTGATGGGCACCAACGAATCGTACTTCGAGCACTATCAGTACGGGCGCAAGCAAAACCTCGAACTGGCCAGCGGCCGTGCCTTCGCCACCGACCCGTTCGAAGTGGTGCTAGGTGCCGAAGTGGCCGATGCACTGCACTACAAGCTGGGCGACAAACTGGTGCTGGCCCATGGCGTGGCAGCGGTCAGCCTGGTCAAGCACGACGACAAACCGTTCACCGTGGTCGGTATTCTCAAGCGCACCGGCACGCCGGTGGACCGCACGCTGCATATCAGCCTCGGCGGCATGGAGGCGATCCATATCGACTGGCACAACGGTGTGCCGGCCCAGGGCAAAGGCCGCATCAGCGCCGACCAGGCACGCAACATGGACCTGACCCCGCAAGCCATCACCGCCTTTATGCTTGGCCTGAACAACAAGATTTCCACCTTTGCGCTGCAACGGGAGATCAATGAATTCCGTGGCGAGCCGATGCTGGCGATCCTGCCCGGCGTGGCGCTGCAAGAGCTATGGAGCATGATGGGCACCGCTGAAAAGGCGCTGTTCGTGATCTCGCTGTTCGTGGTGCTGACCGGTTTGATCGGCATGCTCACAGCGATCCTCACCAGCCTCAACGAACGTCGGCGCGAAATGGCGATCCTGCGTTCGGTGGGCGCGCGGCCCTGGCACATTGCGACGCTGCTGATCTTCGAAGCCTTCGCCCTGGCGCTGTCCGGTGTGATCGCCGGCGTGGGTTTGCTGTATGTATGCATCGCCGCGTCGCGCGGATATCTACAGGCCAATTACGGCCTGGACCTGCCGATGTCCTGGCCGAGCGAATATGAGTGGACGTTACTGGCCGGTATCCTTGCAGCGGCACTGTTGATGGGCAGCGTGCCCGCCTGGCGTGCCTATCGACAATCTTTGGCCGACGGCCTGTCCATACGTTTATGAGGAAGGCTTCGATGCGTCGTGCTCTGTTTGCGTTGTTGCTGCTGGTGGCTGTGCCCGCCTGGGCGGAGGATCAGCCCAGGGATCTATCCTGGCAGGAGATGATCCCGCCGGACGCGCCGCCGGAAATCCCCAACATGAAACCGCTGCACGACCTGTCGAACATGGCCGATGCCTTGTCCGTCGAAGCGGCGCCTGCGGCCAAGCAGGACTTGCCCAATGCGCCGGTGGTGCAAAGCCTCGACGGCCAGCATATTCGCCTGCCGGGTTACATCGTGCCGTTGGAAGTCAGCGAGGAAGGCCGTACCACCGAGTTCTTGCTGGTGCCGTATTTCGGTGCGTGCATCCACGTGCCGCCGCCGCCGTCGAACCAGATCGTGCACGTGAAAAGTGAGGTTGGGGTGAAGCTCGATGAGCTGTACCAGCCGTACTGGATCGAAGGGGCGATGCAGGTCAAGCCGTCGTCCAGTGAGCTGGCGGACGCCGGCTACCAGATGGATGCCGAGAAGATTTACCTCTACGAACTGCCGGAATAACGCTTATCACCCTTTCATTGAGCTGAGTCAAAAGTCCGAACGGAACGATCTTTACCATTGGACGTACAACTTTTAAACGTCCCTTGGAGCTCCCATGAACAACAAGTCTCTGCTCGGCGCGTCCCTCTTCGCGCTCGCTCTCGCTGCCCCCGTAGCCCACGCTCACGAAGCGGGCGACATTCTGGTTCGCGCTGGTGCAATTACCGTGAACCCGAAGGCCGACAGCGGCAGTGTCAAGGTAGACCAGGGCCCGCTGGCCGGTACCAACCTGGGCGGCAAGGCGACCATGGACAGCGACACGCAACTGGGTCTGAACTTCGCCTATATGTTCACCAGCCACTGGGGTATCGAACTGCTGGCGGCTACCCCGTTCGAGCATGATGTGAAGCTCAAGAACACGGCTCTCAGCGCCGCCAACGGCAAACTCGGCACCCTGAAACACCTGCCGCCAACCCTGAGCGTTGTGTACTACCCGCTGGACAGCAAGTCGGCGTTCCAACCGTATGTGGGTGCCGGTATCAACTACACCTGGATCTATGACGAACACGTCAGCAGCGGCGCCCAACAAGCTGGCTTCAGCAACTTCAAGGCCGATAACTCCTGGGGCTGGGCCGCGCAAATTGGTGCCGACTACATGATCAACGATAAGTGGATGATCAACGGCCAGGTGCGCTACATCGACATCAGCACCACCGCCACCGTTGAAAACAACGGAGTGGCCCCAGGCACTCGCGCCAAGGTTGATGTCGATGTCGACCCATTGGTCTACATGGTCGGTATCGGCTACAAGTTCTAAGCGAAGTCGAACAAACGCCACACAACCAATGTGGGAGGGGGCCTGCTCCCGATAGCGGTGGTGAAGTGCGCCCCAGAAGTTGGACACCCATCCAATTTCTGGGGCGTTTTCATGAGCAAGTACACCACGCAGTTCAAGCTATCTGCCATCACCGCTTTCCTTGAGCGAGGCCGAGGGTTTCGCCGGGTCGCCGCTCAATTTCAAATGGACCCCACCTTGCTTCGTCGTTGGGTCGAGGCTTATCGATTACACGGTGAGGCCAGCTTGAGCAGTACCGGCCAGCGTTACAGTGCCTTGTTCAAGTTCTCTGTTCTACGGTGCATGTGGGATGACTCCCTTTCCTTGCGCCGCGCAGCGGCGCTTTTCAACTTGGGGGATTCCACTCAGGTGGGCAGATGGCAACAGCAGTATTACAGTGGCGGTATTGAAGCCCTGGAGTCAGGGAAAAGAGGACTGAGCACCGCTATGCCTAAACCACCTGCTAAACCACGCAAAACCGCTGCCCCACTCACCAGCCCTGAGCCTGAGCACAAGACGTTACTTGATGAGCTCCAATACCTACGGATGGAGAACGCTTATCTAAAAAAGCTTGGGGAGTTAGGCGAGGCGGTGATGAGGCGGGAGAAAGAACAGAAGAAAAAGCCCGATTAGTCAGTGAGCTTAAGCAACACTTTCCCTTGCGTGACTTGCTCAAGCTAGTGAGCCTTGCGCGAAGTACGTACTACTACCAACTCAAGGCGATGGGCGTTGCGGACCGACTTTCCTCGATCAAAGCTTCTATCCAGACCATCCAAAACGAGCATAAGGGCCGCTTTGGTTACCGTCGGATGACGCTAGAACTACGTAAAGAAAGATCGCTGATCAACGGTAAAACGGTACGACGACTGATGGGGGAGCTGGGTCTGAAATGCACGGTGCGGCCTAAGAAATACAGGTCGTATAAAGGGCCGATGGGCGAAGTGTCGCCCAACACCTTGGCTCGTCAGTTCGAGGCTGAGCAACCGAATCAGAAATGGGTGACGGATGTCACCGAGTTCAAAGTGGCCGGCAAAAAGCTGTACTTGTCCCCAGTTTTGGACTTGTACAACGGAGAAATCGTGGCCTATCAGACGGCAATACGTCCCCAATATGCCTTGGTGGGCGAGATGCTGGAAAAAGCTATTGAAGGCTTACCTGAGGGCGGCAAGCCAATGCTGCATTCAGATCAAGGCTGGCACTATCGATATCCAAAGTACCGGGAGAGGCTAGAAAAAGCAGGGCTGGAGCAAAGCATGTCACGCAAAGGAAACTGCCATGACAACGCCACAATGGAGAGTTTCTTCGGCACGCTGAAGTCAGAGTTCTACTATCGGGAAAGCTTTGAAAGCGTGGAGCAGTTGCAAGCGGGGCTGGATGAGTACATCCATTACTACAACCATAAGCGAATCAAAGTGAAGCTTGGCGGACTGAGCCCTGTAGCGTACAGGACCCGGTCCGCTGTAGCCTAACCAACAGCTGTCCAGCTTTTGGGGCGCACTTCACGTTTTTCGCGAGCAAGAACTAGGCGTCCCCCTCGCTCCTACAGAAGGCGATGTACGCTTAACTGAACGGCATTAGGACTTGCCCCGCGTTGGGCTGCGTAGCAGCCCCAAAACCAGCCGCTGAGGAGTGCCTGATCCTCCGCCTGTCAAGCCGCTGCCTTCTTCACCCGCAACGCCTTGGCCTTGGCTTCCACCGCGAGGTACATCACCAGCGCAATCAGCAACGGCAAGATAAAGTAGATCGCCCGATACGCAATCAACCCGGCGAGCAAGCTGCCCCGCGACGCCTCATGCTGCAACAGCGCAATAAACACCGCCTCCAGCACCCCAAGCCCGGCAGGGATATGGGTCACCACCCCGGCAATCGCACTGATCAGCAACACCCCCAGCACCAACGGGTAGTCCAGCTTCGCCGGCAGCAGGGTGAAAATCACCGCCGCCATCAATGACCAATTCAACGCACCGAGCGCCAGTTGCAAACACGCCATGCGCAGCGACGGCAGGTTGATCTCGATACCGCGAATCGCCCACGCGCGTTTTGTCGAAAACTGGCAGGCCGCCAAGTAGCCCAGGCTCGCCAGCACCAGCAATACTCCGACACCTTGCAGGGCGCCGCTGCTGAGCTTCCAGCCCGGTGGCATTGTCACCAACCCGCTGCTGAACACGACGCCGGCCAGTGCCATATAGCCGAACCAATTGGTCGCCAGGCTCAAGCCGAGGATCTTGGCAATATTGCCGGTGCTTACCCCCAGGCGCGAATACAGGCGGTAACGCATGGCGATACCACCGACCCACGCACTCAGGTTGAGGTTGAACGCATAGCTGATGATCCCCACCGGCAGGATCTGCTTCCAGCGCAGGGGCTGGCGGATGTAGGTGCGGCCGATCAGGTCGAAGCAGGCGTACACGATAAAACTGCACAACGTCAGCGTGCCTGCGATCAGCAAGGTGCGTAGCTTGAAGTCGCCCAAGGTCTGGAACACTTCGCTCCAGTCGATGCGCCGGGCGAGCAGGGTGAACAACACGATCAGCAAGAGGAAGAACGCGACAGTCAGCGGCTTCTTCCAGCGTGTAAAACGCGAGCGGTTGGCTTCAGCGGTCATGGGCCCGACTCTCAAAGGGTTTCAAACGCGGTTTGTGCGCCGGCAGCCAGCCCGTCAACGCCGGGAAATGGCGCATCACATGGAACACCAGGAAACCCACGGTCAAGCGCCAGAGCCACAGGCGCGGCGTGCGGTTTTCCGGCATGGTCTGGCAATGGTGCTTGCTGAGCACTTCGAGGCGTTCGTACAGCTGCTGGTTGAATGCCCGGTCGCGAATCAGCACATTGGCTTCCAGATTCAGCGACAGGCTCAGCGGGTCCAGGTTGCTGGAACCCACGGTGCTCCAGTCGTCATCCACCAGCGCCACCTTGCCGTGCAGCGGGCGCTGGCAATACTCGTGGATCACCACGCCATCCTTGAGCAGGTAGTCGTAGAGCATGCGCGCCGCCAGCTTGGCCAGCAGCACATCGGGCTGGCCCTGCATGATCAATTGCACGTGCACGCCCCGCCGCGCGGCGTTGCGGATCTCGCGCAGCAAGCGGTAGCCGGGGAAGAAGTAGGCATTGGCGATCACCGCGCGGCGCTGGGCTTTACTCAGGGCGTGGATATAAGCCTCTTCGATGTCATCGCGGTGCTGCACGTTATCGCGATAAATCAGGCGCACCAGGCCATCGCCGTCTGCCGAGGTCCACAGTGAGGGGCGCCGGTCGCGGCGTCGCCAGCCGCGGCGGCTGCGTACTTTTCGGCCGCTTTGGGCCAGGGCAAAGTGATGCAGGTCGGCGACCGCCGGGCCGACCACCTGCACCGCGTAATCCTGCTTGGCCTCGGGGCCATAGTCGCCCAAGTGGTCGGCAGAGAAGTTGATCCCGCCGATAAACCCCACTTGCGCATCCACCACCACGATCTTGCGGTGCAAGCGGCGGAACCAATTGGTGCGAATGCCGAGGGTCTTGGACGCCGGGTCGAACATCTGCACTATCACCCCGGCTTCGGCCAACTCGGCGAGGAAGGCCGGGCTCAGCTCGCCGCAGCCAAACCCGTCAAGGCTGGCGACGACTTTGACGCCGCGCCGTGCCGCATCGACCAGGATGTCCCGTAGCTCATGGCCAACCTTGTCTTCGAACAGGATGAAGGTTTCCAGCAGGATTTCCCGCTGGGCCTGGCGCATGGCGTCGAACACCTTCGGGAAGTAGGCCTCGCCGTTTTCCAGCAACTCGATCTGGTTGCCGCTCTGCCAGCCGTAATCCAGGTCCCGCGCCGAGGCTTCGTCCGGTGGCTGGTCGGTAGCGATATGGGCGACGGCGACTTTTTCCAGTGGGGCACTGTTCATAGCTCGATCTCCACTGACAGGGGCGCGTGGTCTGACAAATGCGACCAGGGGCGGCTGTTCAACACCTGGGGCGCATGCGCCTTCACATTGCGCACATAGATTCGATCCAGGCGCAGCAGGGGCAGGCGCGCGGGGAAGGTGCGCGGTGGTTTGCCATGGGCCTCGGTAAACACTTCGCGCAGGCCGCAATGGCGCAGGTCGGCGCGCAGGCGCCAGTCGTTGAAGTCGCCGGCAACGATCAGCGGTGCATCGGCGGGAATCTGCGCCACGCGCTCGGCGATCAGGCGCAGTTGCTGCTGGCGATGTTTTTCCTGCAAGCCCAGGTGCACGCAAATGGCATGCAGTTCCTTCTCCTGCCCGGGCAAGCGCATCACGCAATGCAGCAGCCCGCGACTTTCATGGCCGCTCTGGGAGATGTCGAGATTGTCGTAGCGCACGATCTGGAACTTCGACAGCAGCGCATTACCGTGATCGCCATCGGGGTACACCGCATTGCGCCCATAGGCGTACTGCGGCCAGATGCTGTCGGCGAGGAACTCGTACTGCGGCATCGCCGGCCAGTTGCTATAGCGCTTGGGGTGGCGTTCGTGGGTGCCGTGGATTTCCTGCAGGAACACGATATCGGCCGCCACACTGCGTACCGCCTCGCGTAATTCCGGCAGGATGAAGCGCCGGTTGAGGGCGGTGAAGCCCTTGTGGGTATTGACCGTCAGCACGCGAAAACGGGTGATGGTGGTGGTGGGTGTCGGGGGGATCAGTTCCGAGTGAGTCATGCCAATCCCTCAGGTATCAGTCGTCTCCGGGAGGCGTTGCGTGACGCAATCAACCACGCGCGTTGCCGCCTGTAGTGCCCGCCGGAAATGCCGATATGAATCGCCGCCATGTTTGCTCCCGTGGATGTAGGGTCGAGTGACCTCCGTTTTGGGATGACTGCGATATTTGCGCGAAAGTTTCCGTGGGCCTACAGGCGGTACCCATCCCGGAAAGACGCGCGGGTTGCCAGTGCGAGCAAGGCCATGGGCATGGCTGCAACTCCGGTGGTTTCACTCCGGCGTGCAGCGGCTGGGTGTGACTTGTGCGGAAAAGGTGGAGAACGGCATTTGATCTTTGCCTATAGGGCAAAGATGTCGACACAGGGGAACGATCAGGATTCAAACCCGTCAGTTCCTTACAGACCCTTCTGAAGGAGCTCGGAGTTTTGCTGAATCTCAAGACTGCATTACTGCTCGGCGCGCTGTTGTTTTGCACCAGTGGCGCACTGCAAGCTGCGGCCACTGCGCCTGAAGCCGAAGCGCCGGCCAAGCCGGAGTTGCTGGTCGAAGGCGGATTGCTCGGCGCCATCAGCTCCAGCATGGATGATGTGCAGCAGAAGCTCGATCTCAACCAGAACCTGATAGATGCGTGGCGGTTGCGTGCCGACCGGGCCGCGGATGAAGTCGGGCGCCTGGTGAACCAGACGGCGCAGCGTTCGCCGTGGAGCGTGGCCGGGGATTTCCTGTTGCTGTCCGGGGTGTGGATCGGCGCCTTCGCGTTGTTGACGCTGCTTGGGCGTTTTATCCTGCGGCGCCTTGGGCGGCGCACGTTCTTTGAGCAGCGTGGGCGGCTGCGTGCGGTGCTCGGGTATGTGCTGCCCTATACGATTCCCGCGCTGATCTGCCTGCCGCTGACCCTCTACTTCAGCCACTTCCTACCCACCTCGATAGGCCGCGCGCTGGCGCTGTGTTTTGCCTACGCCACCAGTAGCGGCATCTTCTCCACCTCCATGCTGCTGTGCGTCATCGTCATGTTCAACGTCGGCCACAAGCGCCCGGCGGTGCAGATTATTCGCGACTACTGCCCCAAGCCGCTGTTCCTGATTGGCTTTCTCGCCGCCCTCAGCGACGCCCTGACCAGCCCGCAAATCGCCCGTCAGTTGGGCGGCAATATCACCAGCAGTATTGCGGTGTTGACCGGCTTGTTGGCGGCAGTGATTTTCGCTGTGCTGGTGATACGCCTGCGGCGCCCGGTCGCGCATCTGATCCGCAATCGGCCCCTGGCCCAGCGTCTGAAGCATCCCGCGTTGCAGCAGTCGCTACGGGTGTTTTCCGGGCTGTGGTACTGGCCGATCCTGTTGATGGTGTTGGTCTCAGCGATCAACCTGATCGGTGCCGGCGACGACAATCAAAAAGCCCTGCGTTGCGCGCTGTTTACCACGATCCTGCTGATCGGCACGGTATTCCTCAGCACCGTGCTGCAACACCTGTTCAAATCCCGTAGCCAGGTGGCGATCCAGCGCAGCAGCGCCTACAAGGAGCGCTTCCTCAGCCTGTTGCACGCGATCTTGCGCATCATCATGGCCATCGCGTTTATCGAAATCCTCGGGCGTATCTGGGGTGTGTCGCTGTTCGAATTTGCCCAGCGCAACTCGGTGGGGCGCGCCATCAGTGATTCCCTGAGCAGCATCGGCCTGATCCTGCTGATGACCTGGCTGTTCTGGGTGGTGCTCGACACGGCGATCCAGGAAGCCTTGAAACCGCCGCTAAACAAACGCTCCAGCCGCCAGCCCAGTACGCGGGTGAAAACCATCCTGCCCCTGCTGCGCAATGCGGTGAAAATCATATTGGTGGTGATCTGCGCGATCACCACCATGGCTAACCTCGGTATCAACGTCGCGCCGCTGCTGGCGGGGGCCGGGGTGGTGGGGCTGGCGATTGGTTTTGGCTCGCAGCAACTGGTGCAGGATGTGATCACCGGCCTGTTCATCATCATCGAAGACACCCTGTCGATTGGCGATTGGGTGGTGCTCGACTCCGGTCACGCGGGCACTGTCGAGGGCCTGACCATCCGTACTCTGCGCCT
This genomic window contains:
- a CDS encoding OmpW/AlkL family protein — protein: MNNKSLLGASLFALALAAPVAHAHEAGDILVRAGAITVNPKADSGSVKVDQGPLAGTNLGGKATMDSDTQLGLNFAYMFTSHWGIELLAATPFEHDVKLKNTALSAANGKLGTLKHLPPTLSVVYYPLDSKSAFQPYVGAGINYTWIYDEHVSSGAQQAGFSNFKADNSWGWAAQIGADYMINDKWMINGQVRYIDISTTATVENNGVAPGTRAKVDVDVDPLVYMVGIGYKF
- a CDS encoding ABC transporter ATP-binding protein, with product MTQALIELSDLGFNWPGHPQLLDIPAFRLEAGETLFLKGPSGSGKTTLLGLLGGVQKPSRGSIRLLGQELTDLSAGARDRFRVDHTGYIFQQFNLLPFLSVRENVELPCHFSKLRAQRAIQRHGSIDQAAATLLAHLGLKDLDLLERRADSLSIGQQQRVAAARALIGQPELVIADEPTSALDYDAREAFIQLLFAECREAGSSLLFVSHDQSLAPLFDRNLSLAELNRAATPAEV
- a CDS encoding lysylphosphatidylglycerol synthase domain-containing protein, with product MTAEANRSRFTRWKKPLTVAFFLLLIVLFTLLARRIDWSEVFQTLGDFKLRTLLIAGTLTLCSFIVYACFDLIGRTYIRQPLRWKQILPVGIISYAFNLNLSAWVGGIAMRYRLYSRLGVSTGNIAKILGLSLATNWFGYMALAGVVFSSGLVTMPPGWKLSSGALQGVGVLLVLASLGYLAACQFSTKRAWAIRGIEINLPSLRMACLQLALGALNWSLMAAVIFTLLPAKLDYPLVLGVLLISAIAGVVTHIPAGLGVLEAVFIALLQHEASRGSLLAGLIAYRAIYFILPLLIALVMYLAVEAKAKALRVKKAAA
- a CDS encoding mechanosensitive ion channel family protein, whose protein sequence is MLNLKTALLLGALLFCTSGALQAAATAPEAEAPAKPELLVEGGLLGAISSSMDDVQQKLDLNQNLIDAWRLRADRAADEVGRLVNQTAQRSPWSVAGDFLLLSGVWIGAFALLTLLGRFILRRLGRRTFFEQRGRLRAVLGYVLPYTIPALICLPLTLYFSHFLPTSIGRALALCFAYATSSGIFSTSMLLCVIVMFNVGHKRPAVQIIRDYCPKPLFLIGFLAALSDALTSPQIARQLGGNITSSIAVLTGLLAAVIFAVLVIRLRRPVAHLIRNRPLAQRLKHPALQQSLRVFSGLWYWPILLMVLVSAINLIGAGDDNQKALRCALFTTILLIGTVFLSTVLQHLFKSRSQVAIQRSSAYKERFLSLLHAILRIIMAIAFIEILGRIWGVSLFEFAQRNSVGRAISDSLSSIGLILLMTWLFWVVLDTAIQEALKPPLNKRSSRQPSTRVKTILPLLRNAVKIILVVICAITTMANLGINVAPLLAGAGVVGLAIGFGSQQLVQDVITGLFIIIEDTLSIGDWVVLDSGHAGTVEGLTIRTLRLRDGKGFVHSVPFGQIKAVTNQSRQFAYAFFSVQFTYDTDVDKAVELIREAGQSIRDDVFLKYNLQGPLEVFGVDKMDLNGVVLTAQFRTVSGGQYAVSRAFNQRLKKLVDNCDEVHFAQTYPQQVLLPKRTSQVDEPDEEVPASVVLTEQPRSQ
- a CDS encoding ABC transporter permease; the encoded protein is MYLFRLAMASLANRRFTAILTAFAIALSVCLLLAVERVRVEARNSFASTISGTDLIVGARSGSVNLLLYSVFRIGNATNNIRWDSYEHFAANPQVKWAIPISLGDSHRGYRVMGTNESYFEHYQYGRKQNLELASGRAFATDPFEVVLGAEVADALHYKLGDKLVLAHGVAAVSLVKHDDKPFTVVGILKRTGTPVDRTLHISLGGMEAIHIDWHNGVPAQGKGRISADQARNMDLTPQAITAFMLGLNNKISTFALQREINEFRGEPMLAILPGVALQELWSMMGTAEKALFVISLFVVLTGLIGMLTAILTSLNERRREMAILRSVGARPWHIATLLIFEAFALALSGVIAGVGLLYVCIAASRGYLQANYGLDLPMSWPSEYEWTLLAGILAAALLMGSVPAWRAYRQSLADGLSIRL
- the clsB gene encoding cardiolipin synthase ClsB: MNSAPLEKVAVAHIATDQPPDEASARDLDYGWQSGNQIELLENGEAYFPKVFDAMRQAQREILLETFILFEDKVGHELRDILVDAARRGVKVVASLDGFGCGELSPAFLAELAEAGVIVQMFDPASKTLGIRTNWFRRLHRKIVVVDAQVGFIGGINFSADHLGDYGPEAKQDYAVQVVGPAVADLHHFALAQSGRKVRSRRGWRRRDRRPSLWTSADGDGLVRLIYRDNVQHRDDIEEAYIHALSKAQRRAVIANAYFFPGYRLLREIRNAARRGVHVQLIMQGQPDVLLAKLAARMLYDYLLKDGVVIHEYCQRPLHGKVALVDDDWSTVGSSNLDPLSLSLNLEANVLIRDRAFNQQLYERLEVLSKHHCQTMPENRTPRLWLWRLTVGFLVFHVMRHFPALTGWLPAHKPRLKPFESRAHDR
- a CDS encoding endonuclease/exonuclease/phosphatase family protein, producing MTHSELIPPTPTTTITRFRVLTVNTHKGFTALNRRFILPELREAVRSVAADIVFLQEIHGTHERHPKRYSNWPAMPQYEFLADSIWPQYAYGRNAVYPDGDHGNALLSKFQIVRYDNLDISQSGHESRGLLHCVMRLPGQEKELHAICVHLGLQEKHRQQQLRLIAERVAQIPADAPLIVAGDFNDWRLRADLRHCGLREVFTEAHGKPPRTFPARLPLLRLDRIYVRNVKAHAPQVLNSRPWSHLSDHAPLSVEIEL
- a CDS encoding IS3 family transposase (programmed frameshift) translates to MSKYTTQFKLSAITAFLERGRGFRRVAAQFQMDPTLLRRWVEAYRLHGEASLSSTGQRYSALFKFSVLRCMWDDSLSLRRAAALFNLGDSTQVGRWQQQYYSGGIEALESGKRGLSTAMPKPPAKPRKTAAPLTSPEPEHKTLLDELQYLRMENAYLKKLGELGGGDEAGERTEEKARLVSELKQHFPLRDLLKLVSLARSTYYYQLKAMGVADRLSSIKASIQTIQNEHKGRFGYRRMTLELRKERSLINGKTVRRLMGELGLKCTVRPKKYRSYKGPMGEVSPNTLARQFEAEQPNQKWVTDVTEFKVAGKKLYLSPVLDLYNGEIVAYQTAIRPQYALVGEMLEKAIEGLPEGGKPMLHSDQGWHYRYPKYRERLEKAGLEQSMSRKGNCHDNATMESFFGTLKSEFYYRESFESVEQLQAGLDEYIHYYNHKRIKVKLGGLSPVAYRTRSAVA
- a CDS encoding DUF3299 domain-containing protein, which encodes MRRALFALLLLVAVPAWAEDQPRDLSWQEMIPPDAPPEIPNMKPLHDLSNMADALSVEAAPAAKQDLPNAPVVQSLDGQHIRLPGYIVPLEVSEEGRTTEFLLVPYFGACIHVPPPPSNQIVHVKSEVGVKLDELYQPYWIEGAMQVKPSSSELADAGYQMDAEKIYLYELPE